The Tripterygium wilfordii isolate XIE 37 chromosome 17, ASM1340144v1, whole genome shotgun sequence genome has a window encoding:
- the LOC119982251 gene encoding 40S ribosomal protein S29-like: protein MGHSNVWNSHPKNYGPGSRACRVCGNPHGIIRKYGLMCCRQCFRSNAKEIGFIKYR, encoded by the exons ATGGGGCACTCCAACGTGTGGAACTCTCATCCCAAGAACTATGGCCCTGGATCTCGTGCCTG TCGTGTGTGTGGGAACCCCCATGGTATCATTCGGAAGTACGGCCTCATGTGTTGCAGACAGTGCTTTCGTAGTAATGCCAAGGAAATTGGCTTCATTAAG TACCGCTAA